In a genomic window of Paraburkholderia acidiphila:
- a CDS encoding ABC transporter permease, with the protein MNSSVIGKFAENAVNFLFNHFQGGFNAFSAALGAVVKLLEDGLGAIPFLAMLVFLVAFALWRRGIAFAVFVGIALMLIHYMGLWPQTVATLALVVAATVFSLIVGVPLGIWGARNKRVEMVLRSLLDFMQTMPAFVYLIPAVILFGLGRVPAVIATVVFAMPPVVRLTTLGIRQVREELLEAGRSFGSTDAQLLWKIQLPNALPSIMAGVNQTIMMSLSMVVIASMIGAGGLGEYVLSGIQRLDIGIGFEGGLGVVLLAIVLDRLTETFGVKAKKRRPVAKVGKASTAEAAHS; encoded by the coding sequence ATGAATTCGTCAGTCATCGGCAAGTTCGCGGAGAACGCCGTCAATTTTCTCTTCAATCACTTCCAGGGCGGATTCAACGCGTTTTCCGCGGCGCTGGGCGCCGTCGTCAAGCTGCTCGAGGACGGGCTGGGCGCCATTCCGTTTCTCGCGATGCTCGTCTTTCTCGTGGCGTTTGCGTTGTGGCGGCGAGGCATTGCGTTCGCGGTGTTCGTCGGTATCGCGTTGATGCTCATTCATTACATGGGACTGTGGCCGCAAACCGTTGCGACGCTCGCGCTCGTGGTGGCCGCGACGGTGTTCAGCCTCATCGTCGGCGTGCCGCTCGGCATCTGGGGCGCGCGCAACAAGCGCGTGGAAATGGTCCTGCGCTCACTGCTCGATTTCATGCAGACCATGCCGGCGTTCGTTTATCTGATTCCTGCTGTGATCCTGTTCGGGCTGGGCCGCGTGCCTGCCGTGATCGCCACCGTTGTGTTCGCCATGCCGCCCGTGGTGCGGCTCACGACGCTCGGCATCCGCCAGGTTCGCGAGGAACTGCTGGAAGCGGGGCGCTCGTTCGGCAGCACGGACGCGCAACTGCTCTGGAAAATCCAGTTGCCGAATGCATTGCCGTCCATCATGGCCGGCGTGAACCAGACCATCATGATGTCGCTTTCAATGGTCGTGATCGCTTCGATGATCGGCGCGGGCGGCCTCGGTGAATACGTGCTGAGCGGCATTCAGCGCCTGGACATCGGCATCGGCTTCGAAGGCGGGCTCGGTGTCGTGCTGCTCGCGATCGTGCTCGACCGTCTCACGGAGACGTTTGGTGTGAAGGCGAAGAAGAGGAGA
- a CDS encoding dimethylsulfonioproprionate lyase family protein, with protein MYQRHENLEQFIRVARTLFQSATLPEAGRQLAVKVFEHLEQPSDDGKRNSLRYPACDLLDSALAPLLDDTTSCGDAARAIKLLAPAIGWQRRTSGTNGSEDYVEKHVNGMICGPGGTESRYDIQLGFSLLAPHTRYPDHRHPPEEAYVLLSAGEFRQRDSDWFDLGIGGGLHNPRNSLHAMRSGSTPLLALWCLLV; from the coding sequence ATGTATCAACGGCACGAGAACCTCGAACAATTCATTCGCGTAGCCCGAACGCTGTTTCAGTCAGCCACGTTGCCAGAAGCCGGCCGCCAGTTAGCCGTGAAAGTATTCGAGCATCTCGAACAGCCATCCGACGACGGCAAGCGCAACAGCTTACGCTATCCCGCCTGTGACCTCCTCGATTCCGCGCTCGCACCGCTGCTCGACGACACCACTAGCTGCGGCGACGCGGCACGCGCCATCAAGCTGCTCGCGCCCGCTATTGGCTGGCAGCGGCGAACGTCGGGAACGAACGGAAGCGAAGACTACGTCGAGAAGCACGTGAATGGCATGATTTGCGGCCCCGGCGGCACGGAAAGCCGTTACGACATCCAGTTGGGCTTTTCGCTGCTCGCGCCTCACACGCGATATCCCGATCATCGGCATCCGCCCGAAGAAGCCTATGTGCTGCTCAGCGCCGGGGAATTCCGCCAACGCGATTCGGACTGGTTCGATCTGGGCATTGGCGGCGGCCTGCACAATCCACGCAACAGCCTGCACGCAATGCGCTCGGGGTCGACCCCGCTCCTCGCGCTGTGGTGTCTGCTGGTATAA
- a CDS encoding aromatic ring-hydroxylating oxygenase subunit alpha encodes MSEVQIQTHRELLDSRKKGHGMPGELFGRQDVFETDVEVFFHKLWILVGVSADVPEPGDVHTVDVGRASIMIVRDDDENVRAFRNVCRHRGSRIMKKPGKASVGMLVCPYHQWTYDLDGCLKHSTHMGKDFDAGCHSLIPVHVKTVGAHIFVCLADEPPADFEKLETVMAARFAPYDLTRTKIAHEMEIVENGNWKLVVENNRECYHCAGTHPELTNSFLAEDFGFCPDGQSEASLQAYEDYRQRNTACQENWEKDGYVCGTVEALGESVETNFRTQRLVISGANESQTLDTKVACTKLLGGVERRDLGDMHLWGHHSWTHVMSDHAVIAYSLPLAPDKTLVRTVWLVHADAVEGVDYDLKRLTEVWVATTTQDAELVGNTHAGTQDPAYIPGPFSNFTETALDQFSRWYDAKLKAHGV; translated from the coding sequence ATGTCTGAAGTTCAAATTCAAACGCACCGCGAACTACTCGATAGCCGCAAGAAAGGGCACGGCATGCCCGGCGAATTGTTCGGGCGTCAGGACGTGTTCGAAACGGACGTCGAGGTGTTCTTTCACAAGCTGTGGATACTCGTTGGCGTGAGCGCCGACGTGCCGGAGCCGGGCGATGTCCACACGGTCGATGTCGGGCGGGCGTCGATCATGATCGTGCGCGACGACGACGAGAACGTGCGTGCGTTTCGCAACGTTTGCCGTCATCGCGGCTCGCGCATCATGAAGAAGCCCGGCAAGGCGAGCGTGGGGATGCTCGTGTGTCCGTACCACCAGTGGACGTACGATCTCGACGGCTGCCTCAAACATTCGACGCACATGGGCAAAGACTTCGACGCAGGCTGTCACAGCCTGATTCCGGTTCATGTGAAGACGGTGGGCGCGCATATCTTCGTCTGCCTCGCAGACGAGCCGCCCGCCGACTTTGAAAAGCTCGAAACGGTCATGGCTGCGCGCTTCGCGCCTTACGACCTGACACGCACGAAGATCGCCCATGAAATGGAGATCGTCGAAAACGGCAACTGGAAACTCGTGGTGGAAAACAATCGCGAGTGCTACCACTGTGCCGGCACGCATCCGGAGCTGACGAACTCGTTTCTTGCGGAAGACTTCGGTTTTTGTCCGGATGGCCAGAGCGAAGCATCGCTGCAGGCCTATGAAGATTATCGGCAGCGCAATACGGCATGCCAGGAGAACTGGGAAAAGGACGGCTATGTGTGCGGCACGGTCGAAGCGCTCGGCGAAAGCGTGGAGACCAACTTCCGGACTCAGCGGCTCGTCATCTCGGGCGCGAACGAGTCGCAGACGCTCGACACGAAAGTGGCCTGCACTAAGCTGCTGGGCGGCGTCGAGCGGCGCGATCTCGGCGACATGCACCTATGGGGCCACCATTCGTGGACGCACGTGATGAGCGACCATGCCGTGATTGCCTATAGCTTGCCCCTCGCGCCCGACAAGACGCTCGTGCGCACGGTCTGGTTAGTTCATGCGGACGCCGTTGAAGGCGTCGACTACGACCTGAAACGGCTCACGGAAGTGTGGGTCGCGACGACGACCCAGGACGCGGAGCTCGTTGGGAACACGCATGCGGGAACGCAGGATCCCGCCTATATTCCAGGGCCTTTCTCGAACTTCACCGAGACAGCGCTGGACCAGTTTTCGCGCTGGTACGACGCGAAGCTGAAGGCGCATGGAGTCTGA
- a CDS encoding LysR substrate-binding domain-containing protein: MKTTKATKGYRRIIPSLTALVEFEAVARLGSFTYAASELGVTQSAVSRQVKFLEETLGVALFHRLHRSIDLTSEGEALYVVVAESMQKIAGVFDRLVTGTEQRELVLASTAAFSQLRLLPRLAKLKKLDPPLQLRLSTEMFTADLRHVEVDVAVRYGDGNWPDGTSTLLFDVEVFPVCSPRFLEEYGMPRSLDELAKMALVESDATSEGWMVWNEWFRAVGCRPARLNTVLRCNLYTDAIQAVRYGQGMTLGWNRLVDDLLRAGELVRIDLATYRPSDAYYVVVPHGRTITPVITQLIEWLRGDPAPC, translated from the coding sequence ATGAAAACCACCAAAGCAACCAAAGGCTATCGTCGGATCATTCCCTCGCTTACCGCCCTGGTCGAGTTCGAAGCCGTGGCGCGCCTGGGCAGTTTCACCTATGCGGCAAGCGAGCTGGGCGTCACGCAGTCCGCCGTCAGCAGACAGGTCAAGTTCCTCGAAGAAACACTCGGCGTAGCGCTCTTTCATCGGCTGCACCGCTCAATCGACCTGACGAGCGAAGGTGAAGCGCTCTACGTGGTCGTCGCGGAGTCCATGCAAAAGATCGCCGGCGTGTTCGACCGTCTCGTGACGGGAACGGAGCAAAGAGAACTGGTGCTGGCTTCGACCGCGGCGTTTTCGCAATTGCGGCTCTTGCCGCGGCTCGCGAAACTGAAGAAGCTCGATCCCCCTTTGCAACTGCGGCTGTCGACCGAGATGTTTACGGCCGACCTTCGGCATGTCGAAGTCGACGTCGCCGTGCGCTATGGTGACGGCAACTGGCCAGACGGGACCTCGACCTTGTTGTTCGATGTCGAAGTCTTTCCTGTTTGCTCGCCGCGGTTTCTGGAGGAATACGGCATGCCGCGCTCGCTCGACGAGCTGGCGAAAATGGCGCTCGTGGAGTCGGATGCCACGTCCGAAGGATGGATGGTGTGGAACGAATGGTTTCGCGCCGTCGGGTGTCGGCCCGCGCGCCTGAACACGGTGCTGCGGTGCAACCTCTATACCGACGCGATTCAGGCAGTGCGATATGGGCAAGGCATGACACTGGGCTGGAACCGCCTCGTCGACGACCTGCTGCGTGCCGGAGAGCTAGTCCGCATCGACCTCGCGACGTACCGCCCCAGCGATGCTTATTACGTCGTGGTACCCCACGGCCGGACCATCACGCCGGTCATCACGCAGCTCATCGAGTGGCTGCGAGGCGACCCGGCGCCGTGCTGA
- a CDS encoding quaternary amine ABC transporter ATP-binding protein — translation MAPHLTFSPGDALPPGAINTAGTPSVARPIAISGTDILTVRNLSKIFGPKPEVAAQLVKQGLGRDEVFKRTGNMVAVNNVSLNVRAGEIFVIMGLSGSGKSTLVRLLNRLIEPTSGQVVLEGRDIAPMSTPELREVRRKKMAMVFQSFALLPNRTVLDNISYGLEVAGMKKSERYEIARAALTRVGLGSYEKLLPGELSGGMQQRVGLARALAVNPAVLLMDEAFSALDPLIRFEMQSELLRLQKEEQRTIVFISHDIEEAIKIGGRIGIMKDGCLIQVGTPAELIQSPADDYVRDFFRHVDVSRFLKADRLMTRVERGLISGDIAAPADRYLNQLIDSGAECGYVCDQAGRYQGCVTPASLHKAGAHALREALLKDLRTVSLDTDLHELSAIALSQQHDVPVTDAAGKLAGVVSCRTILKQVMERRAA, via the coding sequence ATGGCCCCTCATCTGACGTTCTCGCCGGGCGACGCATTGCCGCCAGGCGCAATCAACACAGCGGGTACGCCTTCGGTGGCCCGGCCCATTGCCATATCCGGCACCGACATTCTGACGGTCAGGAACCTGTCGAAGATCTTCGGGCCGAAGCCCGAGGTTGCCGCGCAACTGGTCAAGCAGGGCCTCGGCCGCGATGAAGTCTTCAAGCGTACCGGCAACATGGTGGCGGTCAACAACGTCAGCCTCAACGTGAGGGCTGGCGAGATCTTCGTGATCATGGGGCTCTCCGGTTCCGGCAAGTCGACGCTCGTGCGCCTGCTCAACCGCCTGATCGAACCGACGTCTGGCCAGGTCGTGCTTGAAGGCCGCGATATCGCGCCGATGTCCACGCCCGAGTTGCGTGAAGTGCGCCGCAAGAAGATGGCGATGGTGTTCCAGTCGTTTGCGCTGCTGCCGAACCGCACGGTGCTCGACAACATTTCGTATGGCCTCGAAGTCGCGGGCATGAAGAAGTCCGAGCGCTATGAAATCGCTCGCGCCGCGCTCACTCGCGTAGGTCTCGGTTCGTACGAAAAGCTGTTGCCCGGCGAACTCTCGGGCGGCATGCAGCAGCGGGTCGGTCTTGCGCGCGCGCTTGCGGTCAATCCTGCCGTGCTGCTGATGGACGAAGCCTTCTCCGCACTCGATCCGCTCATTCGCTTCGAAATGCAGAGCGAATTGCTGCGGCTTCAGAAGGAAGAGCAGCGCACCATCGTCTTCATTTCGCACGATATCGAAGAGGCCATCAAGATTGGCGGCCGTATCGGCATCATGAAAGACGGTTGCCTGATCCAGGTCGGCACACCGGCTGAACTCATCCAGTCGCCGGCCGACGACTACGTGCGGGACTTTTTCCGCCACGTCGACGTTTCGCGTTTCCTCAAGGCCGACCGCCTGATGACCCGCGTCGAGCGGGGACTCATTTCCGGCGACATTGCTGCGCCGGCCGACCGTTACCTCAATCAACTGATCGATAGCGGCGCCGAATGCGGCTATGTGTGCGATCAAGCCGGCCGCTACCAGGGCTGCGTCACGCCCGCTTCGCTGCACAAGGCGGGCGCGCATGCGCTGCGCGAAGCGCTGCTCAAGGACCTGCGCACGGTCTCGCTGGATACCGACCTGCACGAACTCAGCGCGATTGCACTGAGCCAGCAACACGACGTGCCGGTGACGGACGCGGCGGGCAAGCTGGCGGGCGTCGTGTCGTGCCGAACGATACTCAAACAGGTTATGGAGCGGAGGGCAGCATGA
- a CDS encoding hybrid-cluster NAD(P)-dependent oxidoreductase — protein sequence MNVATDSCFIGQRGEMPDRFCSAATWERADAQWPSHEPRTLICTRVCAETHDVRSFVFSTRDGQLFSFEPGQFITVSAEIDGKEVSRCYTISSPPTRPYALSITVKRVPGGVMSNWLHENMREGLELKACGPSGLFTPCCAPAAKSLYLSAGSGVTPLMSMTRAALDLGLNRDIVFVHSARAPEDIIFRRELSHLCALSNKLRVVHICEAPGGEPAWTGPVGRLSLDLLMRHVPDYRDREVFVCGPAGYMEAARKMLREGGHDASRYHQESFNFAPPVACPPEPLAEPAVQSGFTVQLARSGRSFTMDASQTVLVAARKAGVPLPSSCSQGICGTCKTKVLEGAVDMKHNGGIRPREIEKGMRLMCCSRPTSNLVLDL from the coding sequence ATGAACGTAGCCACGGATTCATGTTTCATTGGGCAGCGCGGGGAAATGCCTGATCGCTTTTGCAGTGCAGCCACGTGGGAACGCGCAGACGCGCAATGGCCGAGTCACGAGCCACGCACGCTCATATGCACGCGCGTGTGCGCCGAGACCCACGACGTGCGCAGCTTCGTGTTCAGCACGCGCGATGGTCAGCTTTTCAGCTTCGAGCCGGGGCAATTTATCACCGTGTCCGCCGAGATCGACGGCAAGGAGGTCAGCCGTTGCTACACGATCTCTTCGCCGCCTACACGCCCCTATGCGCTTTCCATCACGGTCAAGCGGGTGCCGGGCGGCGTCATGTCGAACTGGCTTCACGAGAACATGAGAGAGGGCCTCGAGTTGAAAGCCTGCGGGCCGTCCGGCCTGTTCACGCCCTGTTGCGCACCGGCTGCAAAGAGTCTTTATCTTTCCGCGGGATCGGGTGTCACGCCGTTGATGTCGATGACGCGAGCAGCACTCGACCTCGGGTTGAACCGCGATATCGTGTTCGTTCATAGCGCGCGAGCGCCGGAAGACATCATTTTTCGTCGCGAGCTTTCGCACTTGTGCGCGCTTTCGAACAAGCTGCGCGTGGTTCACATTTGCGAGGCGCCCGGTGGCGAGCCGGCCTGGACGGGTCCCGTGGGGCGACTCAGTCTCGATCTCTTGATGAGGCATGTGCCCGACTACCGGGATCGTGAGGTATTCGTCTGCGGACCCGCCGGTTATATGGAGGCTGCCAGAAAGATGCTCCGCGAAGGCGGCCACGACGCGTCCCGCTATCATCAGGAGAGCTTCAACTTCGCGCCACCCGTAGCGTGTCCCCCGGAGCCGCTGGCGGAACCGGCCGTACAGTCCGGCTTTACGGTGCAACTGGCGCGCTCGGGCCGCTCGTTCACGATGGACGCTTCGCAAACCGTGCTCGTCGCGGCGCGCAAGGCCGGTGTGCCCTTGCCGTCGTCGTGCAGCCAGGGCATATGCGGCACCTGCAAGACGAAGGTGCTCGAAGGCGCCGTGGACATGAAGCACAACGGCGGCATTCGTCCACGCGAAATCGAAAAGGGAATGCGGTTGATGTGCTGCAGTCGCCCGACTTCAAATCTCGTTCTCGATTTGTAG